A single region of the Amphiprion ocellaris isolate individual 3 ecotype Okinawa chromosome 4, ASM2253959v1, whole genome shotgun sequence genome encodes:
- the LOC111575046 gene encoding zinc finger protein 318-like, whose amino-acid sequence MNPHEWKDAIERLQRHLEPNHQSAVNSSVGNTSTSSNNWNTYCDYTTGYAVVEPHGSNVGRMDPSPPSPNVYRKDSKLEERDGEVVEMNEDEELARKRQQLREIEERIIHKKASIALKTVGQLVNKTTADVSCEGETLRDRVNVILRQRCPLGFLSKVQSCNDRTSSSNLSKEGLLQEQHPLKLRVKAVMKQRNSDDCILLANREEAPEVTLPPPSRSLTSPEKEENSVNKGFERFLSILNKGVDINMLSRIVNDDRVDLPLEGELLNIQSSDMEKKSDPAFRSESQQSNSRTNSSETKTDSLTERLSLPDAEEKNNDKRHHSLGSSSRSKSPPAAKKKKKEGEEKPKVDEKQAQLQHILKTLGLSLEVEEMSKLADRTQERLYGKKIVDRQSTDSMGEQESQQRGSNRDSSSSSSSSSSSSRSSSRSTSRSYSRSPSPHQQHDGSHVSEDAQKDREKDGINSQQMSTYQHPYTQNQLFPLPQPAPSAFPGYSLLQYSHYTNNQSVTYSAAAYPRWSQPPIPYPNFSAPIVPVRDTTFHRHRERCLENLITFEYPDLAESEGQGESASRPCYLQAVRTVQPSKQPCLKHIIGCPKKKRNRKKTTESKKNRRERKRLIKKERELQESAQKAEASQGGKDDSKTKQSNEEKQKPTEQEIKANLRKRLEAFNQNVKRSSQLLQSTVMQPANSLASENG is encoded by the exons ATGAATCCCCATGAGTGGAAAGATGCCATTGAAAGACTGCAGAGACACCTGGAGCCAAATCACCAGAGTGCTGTCAACAGCAGCGTGGGGAATACCTCAACATCTAGCAATAACTGGAATACTTACTGCGATTACACAACAGGGTACGCTGTTGTTGAACCGCATGGGAGCAATGTGGGACGGATGGACCCCAGTCCTCCCTCTCCTAACGTCTACAGGAAGGACTCAAAGCTGGAGGAGCGGGACGGAGAGGTAGTGGAGATGAACGAGGATGAAGAGCTGGCAAGAAAGAGGCAACAGCTCAGAGAAATAGAGGAGCGAATCATACACAAAAAAGCCTCCATTGCCTTGAAAACTGTTGGGCAGCTTGTGAATAAGACAACAGCAGATGTTTCCTGTGAAGGTGAAACACTGAGAGATCGGGTGAATGTGATTCTGAGGCAGCGATGTCCTCTCGGCTTCCTCTCAAAG GTCCAGTCATGTAACGACAGAACAAGCTCATCCAACCTGAGCAAAGAGGGTTTGCTGCAGGAACAGCATCCCCTGAAGCTCAGAGTGAAGGCAGTAATGAAGCAGAGAAACAGTGACGATTGTATTCTGCTGGCTAACAGAGAGGAG GCCCCTGAAGTCACTCTCCCTCCTCCCAGCCGAAGCCTCACATCACCAGAAAAGGAGGAGAACAGCGTCAACAAGGGTTTCGAACGCTTCCTCAGCATCCTGAACAAAGGAGTGGACATCAACATGCTCAGTAGGATTGTCAATGATGACAGGGTGGACCTTCCTTTAGAGGGGGAGCTCCTGAATATTCAGTCCTCAGACATGGAGAAAAAGTCAGATCCAGCCTTTAGGAGTGAGAGCCAGCAGTCAAACAGTCGGACCAATAGttcagagacaaaaactgaCTCACTCACCGAAAGGCTCTCCTTACCTGATGCAGAGGAGAAGAACAATGACAAAAGACATCACAGTTTGGGCTCTAGTAGTCGATCAAAGTCTCCACCGGcagcaaagaagaagaagaaagagggagaagagaaGCCAAAGGTGGATGAGAAGCAGGCACAGTTGCAGCACATTCTTAAAACTTTGGGTTTAAGCCTTGAAGTGGAAGAAATGAGCAAACTAGCGGATCGCACTCAGGAGAGGCTGTACGGGAAGAAGATTGTAGACAGACAGAGTACTGACAGCATGGGGGAGCAGGAAAGTCAGCAGAGGGGCTCCAACAGagattcctcctcctcctcttcttcctcttcttcttcctcccgCTCATCTTCCAGGTCAACCTCTCGGAGCTACAGTCGGAGCCCGTCGCCTCATCAGCAACATGATGGCAGCCATGTCAGTGAAGACGCACAGAAGGACAGGGAAAAAGATGGAATAAACTCCCAACAGATGTCTACTTATCAGCACCCCTATACGCAAAACCAACTTTTTCCCCTCCCCCAGCCTGCTCCCTCTGCATTTCCAGGTTACAGTCTGTTGCAGTATTCCCATTACACCAACAACCAGAGTGTCACCTACAGCGCTGCAGCATATCCGCGCTGGTCGCAGCCTCCCATTCCTTACCCAAACTTTTCTGCCCCGATAGTCCCTGTACGTGACACCACCTTCCATCGCCATCGCGAGCGTTGTCTTGAAAATCTTATCACATTTGAGTATCCAGACCTGGCCGAGAGCGAGGGTCAGGGCGAATCGGCTTCTCGTCCTTGCTACCTGCAGGCCGTCAGAACTGTGCAGCCAAGCAAACAGCCTTGTCTGAAGCATATCATCGGATGCCCCAAGAAGAAAAGGAACAGGAAAAAGACTACAGAGAGCAAGAAGAATcgaagggagagaaagagactgATTAAAAAGGAACGAGAACTGCAGGAGTCGGCACAGAAGGCCGAGGCTTCGCAGGGCGGCAAGGATGACTCCAAAACCAAGCAGTCAAATGAGGAGAAACAGAAGCCGACGGAGCAGGAAATAAAGGCCAACCTGAGGAAAAGG